A genomic window from Brassica oleracea var. oleracea cultivar TO1000 chromosome C8, BOL, whole genome shotgun sequence includes:
- the LOC106311993 gene encoding 40S ribosomal protein S27-2 — MVLQNDIDLLNPPAELEKRKHKLKRLVQSPNSFFMDVKCQGCFNITTVFSHSQTVVVCGNCQTVLCQPTGGKARLTEGCSFRKK, encoded by the exons ATG GTTCTTCAAAACGATATCGATCTGCTTAACCCACCAGCTGAGCTCGAGAAGAGGAAGCACAAGCTCAAGCGTCTCGTTCAATCCCCCAACTCATTTTTCATG GATGTGAAATGCCAAGGCTGCTTCAACAT CACTACTGTGTTCAGTCACTCGCAGACCGTTGTTGTATGCGGAAACTGCCAGACAGTTCTGTGCCAGCCTACAGGAGGAAAGGCAAGGCTCACGGAAGGATGCTCTTTCAGGAAGAAGTGA
- the LOC106311992 gene encoding polygalacturonate 4-alpha-galacturonosyltransferase: MALKRGLLGVNRIRGGGGGGGGGSRSSFVLLVFFCVFAPLVFFVGRGVYIDSSNDYSNDSLKQDLDWRERLAMQSLRSLFSKEVLDVITASTADLGPFSLDSFKKNNLSASYREAVVDTSVRNSQNQTTSSAMNAKRDITSKGGSHQKVETPAKFYRRQLREKRREMRANELVQRNDDTILKLENAAIERSKSVDSAVLGKYSIWRRENENDNSDSNIRLMRDQVIMARVYSGIAKLKNKTELLQELQARIKDSQRVLAEATTDADLPRSAHDKLRDMGQVLSKAKMQLYDCKLVTGKLRAMLQTADEQVRSLKKQSTFLAQLAAKTIPNPIHCLSMRLTIDYYLLSPEKRKFPRRENRENPNLYHYALFSDNVLAASVVVNSTIMNAKDPSKHVFHLVTDKLNFAAMNMWFLLNPPGKATIHVENVDEFKWLNSSYCPVLRQLESAAMKEYYFKADHPSSGSSNLKYRNPKYLSMLNHLRFYLPEVYPKLNKILFLDDDIIVQKDLTPLWEVNLNGKVNGAVETCGESFHRFDKYLNFSNPHIARNFNPNACGWAYGMNMFDLKEWKKRDITGIYHKWQNMNENRTLWKLGTLPPGLITFYGLTHPLDKSWHVLGLGYNPSIAKKDIQNAAVVHYNGNMKPWLELAMSKYRPYWTKYIKFDHPYLRRCNLHE, from the exons ATGGCGCTGAAGCGAGGGTTATTGGGAGTTAACCGGATTAGAGGAGGAGGAGGTGGAGGTGGTGGTGGATCTCGATCTTCCTTTGTCCTCCTCGTTTTTTTCTGTGTCTTCGCACCTCTCGTCTTCTTCGTTGGTCGTGGAGTGTACATCGATTCCTCTAACG ATTATTCAAATGATTCACTGAAGCAG GATCTTGACTGGAGAGAACGTTTAGCTATGCAATCTCTTAGATCTCTCTTCTCGAAAGAG GTATTGGATGTTATCACAGCTAGCACAGCTGATTTGGGTCCTTTTAGCCTTGATTCTTTCAAGAAAAACAACTTGTCTGCATCATATCGAGAAGCCGTAGTAGACACCTCCGTTAGAAACTCTCAG AATCAAACAACATCTAGTGCCATGAATGCAAAACGTGATATTACTTCTAAAG GTGGTAGCCATCAGAAAGTTGAGACACCTGCAAAGTTTTACAGAAGG CAACTAAGAGAGAAAAGGCGTGAGATGCGAGCAAATGAGCTGGTCCAGCGCAACGATGACACGATTCTAAAGCTGGAAAATGCGGCCATCGAGCGCTCAAAGTCTGTTGATTCTGCAGTCCTTGGAAAATACAGTATTTGGAGAAGAGAAAACGAGAACGACAACTCTGATTCAAATATACGCTTGATGAGGGATCAAGTGATCATGGCTAGAGTCTACAGTGGTATTGCCAAACTGAAAAACAAGACTGAGTTGTTACAAGAACTCCAGGCCCGAATCAAGGACAGCCAACGTGTTTTGGCTGAAGCAACAACTGATGCTGATCTTCCCCGGAG TGCTCATGATAAACTCAGAGACATGGGTCAAGTCTTGTCTAAGGCTAAGATGCAGTTATATGACTGCAAGTTGGTTACTGGAAAGCTGAGAGCAATGCTTCAAACAGCCGATGAACAAGTCAGGAGCTTGAAGAAGCAGAGTACCTTCCTGGCTCAGTTAGCAGCAAAAACAATTCCAAATCCTATCCACTGCCTGTCAATGCGCTTGACCATTGATTACTATCTTCTTTCACCGGAGAAAAGAAAGTTCCCTCGCCGTGAAAACCGAGAAAACCCAAATCTTTATCACTATGCCCTCTTTTCTGACAATGTATTAGCTGCCTCAGTCGTCGTTAACTCGACCATCATGAATGCAAAG GATCCTTCGAAGCATGTTTTTCACCTTGTGACGGATAAACTCAACTTCGCAGCAATGAACATGTGGTTCCTCCTAAACCCACCTGGGAAAGCAACCATACATGTTGAAAACGTGGATGAGTTTAAGTGGCTCAATTCATCTTACTGCCCTGTTCTTCGTCAGCTCGAATCCGCAGCGATGAAAGAGTACTATTTCAAAGCAGATCATCCAAGCTCAGGCTCTTCGAATCTCAAGTACAGAAACCCGAAGTACCTGTCCATGTTGAATCACTTGAGATTCTACCTCCCCGAGGTTTATCCCAAGCTGAACAAAATCCTGTTCCTAGACGACGACATCATCGTCCAGAAGGACCTGACTCCGCTCTGGGAAGTCAACCTGAACGGAAAAGTCAACGGTGCAGTCGAAACCTGCGGGGAGAGTTTCCACAGGTTCGACAAGTATCTCAACTTCTCGAATCCTCACATCGCCAGGAACTTCAACCCAAACGCTTGTGGATGGGCTTATGGGATGAACATGTTCGACCTAAAGGAGTGGAAGAAGAGAGATATCACTGGTATCTACCATAAGTGGCAGAACATG AATGAGAACAGGACACTGTGGAAGCTAGGGACACTACCACCAGGATTAATAACGTTTTACGGACTAACACATCCTTTAGACAAGTCGTGGCACGTGTTGGGACTTGGTTATAACCCGAGTATCGCGAAGAAAGACATTCAGAACGCAGCTGTGGTTCACTATAACGGGAACATGAAACCATGGTTGGAGTTAGCTATGTCCAAGTATCGACCGTATTGGACCAAGTACATCAAGTTTGATCACCCTTATCTTCGTAGATGCAACCTTCATGAATAA
- the LOC106310787 gene encoding uncharacterized protein LOC106310787, translating into MGIFPEFGGWISQNTQQPKKSENVKSKPVRETKTHDERDETKEQLKLWRDANKKEQYHEPSPTVKVHTDHNIDSFSSIKMEFTLGLPPQAAYDVLTNQDNKTYSREINGRPLLKAISRKVTSERGIGNRPILEVDKELSWNFLFFSGTIPIRLNVLENPKELSAYNWKRRKGMDYMETFEVNYTVEPMYVDAERLCKHKKPKSREEYRKCSGGKGLIASKVKVDQNFRPSFPWNLPLLSSYFRRFTVETTKKVAEDFQTRAGDIRHRL; encoded by the exons ATGGGCATATTTCCTGAGTTTGGTGGCTGGATCAGTCAGAACACTCAACAGCCTAAAAAATCTGAAAATGTGAAATCCAAGCCTGTGAGAGAGACAAAAACTCACGATGAGAGAGATGAGACGAAGGAGCAATTAAAACTGTGGAGAGATGCAAATAAGAAGGAACAATATCATGAACCTTCTCCTACGGTGAAG GTGCATACGGACCATAATATTGATAGCTTTTCCAGTATAAAAATGGAATTTACATTAGGATTGCCACCTCAAGCAGCTTACGACGTTTTAACTAATCAAGACAACAAAACATACTCCAGAGAAATCAATGGCCGCCCACTTCTG AAAGCCATTTCAAGAAAAGTTACATCAGAGAGAGGTATAGGGAATAGGCCGATCCTGGAGGTTGATAAAGAGTTGTCATGGAACTTCCTTTTCTTTTCAGGAACTATCCCAATACGTCTAAATGTCCTCGAAAACCCAAAAGAACTTTCT GCATATAACTGGAAAAGGAGAAAAGGAATGGACTACATGGAAACGTTCGAGGTTAACTATACAGTGGAGCCAATGTATGTTGATGCAGAACGCTTGTGCAAGCACAAGAAGCCGAAGAGTAGAGAAGAATACAGAAAATGTAGTGGTGGAAAAGGATTGATTGCGTCCAAGGTTAAAGTTGACCAGAATTTTAGGCCTTCTTTTCCTTGGAATCTGCCACTGCTGTCTTCCTACTTTCGCCGGTTCACTGTTGAGACCACTAAGAAAGTGGCGGAAGATTTTCAAACGCGGGCTGGCGATATCCGACATCGGTTGTAA
- the LOC106309216 gene encoding F-box/FBD/LRR-repeat protein At4g26340-like: MDMISQLSDDLLIRILSLVPTKHVMATCCLSKRWLLFWSLVPKLEYDDSSYSDENYATFTKFVYGSLMSNKAPVLESLTLTLGPNFQAIDVGIWIETAVCHRVHAIIVNTLPYEEKGTMISLPSSIYTCETLETLELSGCFCLNDIPFSVCLPSLKTLEIINVEVSSLTRLLSGCPNLDHLVVHREDIDVDIVVPSLRKLNMVNYTGGQKGSGFVIDARSLVSLYIKDDVFNDYHRIEYMPKLEEAYVDITCGVRDHKFLKAFTCARALSLCLSFLEVLSPRSMIFHNLVYLTLNTCVHGWWDLVTHMLQDSPKLRFLKLHDEHDLSLTSIEPPDCWKPPSSVPKCLLHTFADFEWHGYKGRRGDVVMATYLIEHATWLQEVAFFSEESDDKRDRMLEDFTSVAAPSPCFTFYWSSDQGMTYSCYILRKNKLLRWCYSV; this comes from the exons ATGGACATGATCAGTCAATTGTCAGATGACTTGCTCATCCGAATACTATCACTTGTCCCGACGAAACATGTCATGGCCACATGTTGCTTGTCGAAAAGATGGCTGCTTTTTTGGAGCTTAGTTCCAAAGCTTGAGTATGATGATAGCAGTTACAGTGATGAAAACTATGCGACCTTCACGAAGTTTGTTTACGGGTCTTTGATGTCGAATAAGGCACCGGTTCTAGAGAGCTTGACTCTCACTCTAGGTCCCAATTTTCAAGCAATAGATGTTGGGATATGGATTGAAACAGCAGTTTGTCACCGTGTGCATGCGATTATAGTTAATACCCTTCCTTATGAGGAGAAAGGGACCATGATCAGTTTGCCGAGTAGCATCTATACATGTGAAACACTAGAAACCTTGGAACTAAGTGGTTGCTTTTGTTTGAATGATATTCCTTTTTCTGTTTGTCTCCCGTCTCTGAAAACTTTGGAAATTATAAATGTGGAGGTGTCGTCTCTCACAAGGCTTTTATCCGGTTGTCCTAATCTTGACCATCTTGTTGTGCACCGAGAGGATATAGACGTGGATATCGTGGTGCCTTCTCTGCGGAAATTGAACATGGTCAATTACACAGGAGGTCAAAAGGGTAGCGGATTTGTGATAGATGCTAGGTCTCTCGTGAGCCTGTACATTAAGGATGATGTCTTTAACGACTACCATCGAATTGAGTATATGCCTAAGTTAGAAGAGGCATATGTTGACATCACTTGTGGAGTACGTGACCACAAATTTCTGAAAGCTTTTACTTGTGCCCGGGCGCTTTCTCTATGTTTATCATTTTTAGAG GTTCTGTCTCCTCGTAGCATGATCTTCCACAATCTCGTTTATCTGACACTGAATACATGTGTTCACGGTTGGTGGGATCTTGTCACTCATATGCTCCAAGATTCTCCCAAGCTAAGATTTCTCAAACTCCATGAT GAACATGATCTTTCGCTTACAAGTATAGAACCCCCAGATTGCTGGAAGCCACCGAGTTCTGTTCCCAAGTGTTTGTTGCACACTTTTGCAGATTTCGAGTGGCACGGTTACAAAGGGAGGCGAGGAGATGTAGTGATGGCCACATACCTTATAGAACACGCTACTTGGTTGCAGGAAGTAGCTTTCTTTTCAGAAGAATCCGATGACAAGAGAGATAGGATGCTGGAAGACTTTACATCCGTGGCTGCGCCTTCACCTTGCTTTACATTTTACTGGAGTTCGGACCAGGGCATGACATACTCATGCTACATATTACGAAAAAATAAATTATTAAGATGGTGTTATTCGGTTTAG
- the LOC106307485 gene encoding COP9 signalosome complex subunit 1-like — protein sequence MEGDDESNGPMMELCTNGGGEETSNRRPIITGEPLDIEAYAAMYKGRTKIMRLIFIANHCGGNQTMQLEALRMAYDEVKKGENTQLFRDVVSKINGRLGDKYGMDSAWCEAIDRRAEQRKGKLENELSSYRTNLIKESIRMGYNDFGDFYYACGLLNEAFKNYIRTRDYCTTAKHIIHMCMNAILVSIEMGQFSHVSSYVNKVDQNPETLDPIVAAKLRCASGLAHLELRKYKLAARKFLDVNPELGSSYNEVIAPQDVATYGGLCALASFDRSELKAKVIDNINFRNFLELVPEVREFINDFYSSRYASCLEYLGSLRANLLLDIHLHDHVDTLYDQIRKKALIQYTLPFVSVDLSRMADAFKTSVSGLEKELEALITDNQIQARIDSHNKILYARHADQRSATFQKVLQMGNEFDRDVRSMMLRANLLQHEYHAKGRKP from the exons ATGGAGGGCGACGACGAATCTAACGGACCGATGATGGAGCTGTGCACCAACGGAGGAGGCGAAGAGACGTCTAATCGGAGACCTATCATAACCGGCGAGCCACTGGACATCGAAGCTTACGCGGCGATGTACAAAGGGAGGACGAAGATAATGCGCCTAATCTTCATCGCTAACCATTGCGGAGGAAACCAGACGATGCAGCTCGAAGCGCTGAGGATGGCTTACGACGAGGTCAAAAAGGGAGAGAACACGCAGCTGTTTAGAGATGTGGTCAGTAAGATCAACGGGAGGCTTGGGGACAAGTACGGGATGGATTCGGCGTGGTGCGAAGCGATCGATCGTCGCGCTGAGCAGAGGAAAGGGAAGCTGGAGAACGAGCTCAGTTCGTATCGG ACGAATCTGATCAAGGAAAGCATTAGGATGGGTTATAATGACTTTGGTGACTTCTACTACGCTTGTGGTTTGCTTAATGAGGCTTTCAAGAACTATATTCGAACGCGGGACTACTGCACTACGGCTAAGCACATTATTCACATGTGTATGAATGCTATTCTTGTAAGCATCGAGATGGGACAGTTCAGTCATGTTTCAAGCTATGTTAACAAGGTTGATCAGAATCCAGAAACACTTGACCCTATTGTAGCTGCGAAGCTCCGATGTGCTTCTGGGTTGGCTCACTTGGAGCTGAGGAAGTATAAGCTCGCTGCTCGTAAG TTTTTGGATGTTAATCCAGAACTCGGGAGTTCTTATAACGAGGTCATTGCTCCTCAAGATGTTGCGACCTATGGAGGACTTTGTGCTTTGGCTAGCTTTGACCGATCAGAATTGAAG GCAAAAGTGATTGACAACATCAACTTCCGGAATTTCTTGGAGTTAGTGCCTGAAGTGAGGGAATTCATCAACGATTTTTATTCAAG CCGCTATGCATCCTGTCTGGAGTATCTAGGAAGTCTCAGAGCGAATTTGCTGCTGGACATCCATCTCCATGATCACGTTGACACGCTTTATGACCAGATAAGGAAGAAGGCATTGATCCAGTACACACTGCCGTTTGTGTCCGTTGATTTGAGCAGGATGGCTGATGCGTTCAAGACCAGCGTGTCTGGTCTAGAGAAAGAACTTGAAGCCTTGATAACAGACAACCAGATACAG GCACGGATTGACTCGCACAACAAAATCCTCTACGCAAGGCACGCGGATCAGAGGAGCGCAACTTTCCAGAAGGTGCTTCAGATGGGTAACGAATTTGATAGAGATGTGAGGTCGATGATGTTGAGAGCCAACCTTCTTCAACATGAGTATCATGCCAAAGGTAGAAAGCCTTGA